A stretch of the Nicotiana tabacum cultivar K326 chromosome 6, ASM71507v2, whole genome shotgun sequence genome encodes the following:
- the LOC107772766 gene encoding signal recognition particle subunit SRP54 1, whose protein sequence is MVLAQLGGSISRALQQMSNATIIDEKVLNECLNEITRALLQSDVQFKLVRDMSTNIKKIVNLDDLAAGHNKRRIIQKAVFDELCKILDPGKPSFTPKKGKPSVVMFVGLQGSGKTTTSTKYAFYHQKKGWKPALVCADTFRAGAFDQLKQNATKAKIPFYGSYTESDPVKIAVDGVETFKKENCDLIIVDTSGRHKQEAALFEEMRQVSEATKPDLVIFVMDSSIGQAAFDQAQAFRQSVAVGAVIITKMDGHAKGGGALSAVAATKSPIIFIGTGEHMDEFETFDVKPFVSRLLGMGDLSGLVNKIQDVVPMDQQPELLQKLSEGHFTFRIMYEQFQNMLKMGPLGQVFSMLPGFSAEMMPKGREKESQAKIKRYMTMMDSMTNEELDSTNPKLMTESRIMRIARGSGRLVHEVMEMLEEYKRLAKICSKMKGLKIPKKGEMSSLSRNMNAQNMSKVLPPQMLKQIGGMGGLQSLMKQMGSAKDMMGMFGGGE, encoded by the exons ATGGTGTTAGCACAATTAGGGGGGAGCATCTCGCGTGCTCTCCAGCAGATGAGCAATGCCACAATCATTGACGAGAAGGTCCTTAACGAATGCCTCAATGAGATCACACGTGCTCTTCTCCAGTCCGATGTTCAATTTAAACTTGTCCGCGATATGTCcacaaatattaaaaaaattgtcAATCTTGATGATCTTGCCGCTGGACACAACAAGCGTAGGATCATCCAAAAG GCTGTGTTCGATGAGCTGTGCAAGATATTGGACCCTGGGAAGCCTTCATTTACACCAAAAAAAGGGAAACCTAGTGTTGTAATGTTTGTTGGTTTGCAAG GGTCCGGAAAAACTACAACATCTACAAAATATGCTTTTTACCACCAGAAAAAAGGTTGGAAGCCAGCTCTAGTGTGTGCAGATACATTCAGAGCTGGTGCATTCGATCAATTGAAGCAGAATGCAACAAAAGCTAAAATTCCCTTTTATGGAAG CTATACAGAATCAGACCCAGTCAAAATAGCTGTGGACGGTGTAGAGACATTTAAGAAGGAAAATTGTGATCTAATAATTGTGGATACCAGTGGGCGCCACAAACAAGAAGCAGCTCTTTTTGAAGAGATGCGACAAGTTTCTGAAGCAACG AAACCGGATCTCGTGATATTTGTTATGGATAGTAGCATCGGACAAGCTGCTTTTGATCAAGCTCAAGCATTTAGGCAAAGTGTTGCAGTTGGAGCCGTGATTATTACTAAGATGGATGGCCATGCAAAAGGAGGTGGTGCCCTAAGTGC AGTTGCTGCAACTAAAAGTCCGATCATATTTATTGGAACTGGTGAACACATGGACGAGTTCGAAACTTTTGATGTTAAACCATTTGTCAGCCGTCTTTTAG GCATGGGTGACTTGtctggattggtgaacaagatacaAGACGTGGTCCCAATGGATCAACAGCCTGAGCTTCTTCAGAAGTTATCAGAAGGACATTTTACCTTCAGGATTATGTACGAGCAATTTCAGAACATGCTTAAAATGGGTCCTCTTGGCCAG GTGTTTTCAATGCTTCCTGGATTTAGTGCAGAGATGATGCCAAAAGGTCGCGAAAAAGAAAGTCAGGCAAAAATTAAGCGGTATATGACGATGATGGACTCCATGACTAATGAAG AATTGGACAGTACCAACCCAAAGCTTATGACTGAATCTCGAATCATGCGTATAGCTAGGGGATCAGGCCGCCTAGTGCATGAGGTGATGGAGATGTTGGAAGAATACAAACGACTTGCCAAGATATGCAGCAAGATGAAGGGGCTTAAGATTCCAAAGAAGGGAGAGATGAGTTCCTTGTCCAGAAACATGAATGCACAAAACATGAGCAAAGTTCTTCCCCCTCAGATGTTGAAACAAATAGGTGGTATGGGTGGTCTACAGAGCTTGATGAAACAAATGGGTTCCGCGAAGGACATGATGGGTATGTTTGGTGGTGGAGAGTAA